A window of Bacillus sp. DX3.1 genomic DNA:
CTGGATAAAGCACGTACAGAAGGAATTGTAACCTTCCATATAAAAGGGACTGGTTTACATTGTTTAAGTATTGAACGTGAACTTATAAAAACGTTTCATTTAATGGACTCTTTTATTATTCCTACACCAAAAGAAGATTTCCCTCAGTCATTAGGAAAAGCAGCTGCACAATATTTAGAATCACATCTGCAACAAGGTGATTTACTTGGGATTGGCTGGGGAGAAACAATTTCAAAAATGCTAGAAAACATCAATTTTGATTCATCAATGCAACTTTCAATCGTCACGCTAACGGGTGGTGTAAATCATTATCTCCCTAGAAAACCAAGCTATTTAAATCAAGTACAAGGGCAACTTCATATTATTCCTACACCATTTTTAGCATCTACAGATGATATGGCACATAGTATCCATTCTGAACCATCAGTCAAAGAAATGTTGCACGTTGCTTCCTTGGCAAATACCGCAGTTGTTGGAATTGGAGGCCTGTCCCATGATGCAACTATTTTAAAAGAAGAAAAGATGACGCTTCGTGAAATGACTTATATTCGAAATCAAAATGGCGTTGGTGATATTCTCGGACAGTTTTTCAATGCCCATGGTGATCTGCTTCAACTTCCCCATCATGAGCGTCTAATCGGAACCCCTCTTTCTGTTCTTCGAAATATGAAGCATGTAGTTGGAGTTGCTGGAGGGGTAGAAAAGATTGATGCAATATACGGAGCGTTAAAAGGCGGATATATCCATACACTTATTACTGATGAAGAAACTGCTCTTTCTTTATTAAAAAAGGAAGGTGAAACATAATGTCTGCTCTATTAGCATACGATGCTGGCACTGGAAGCGTTCGAGCTGTTCTTTTTGATTTACAAGGAAATCAGCTTGCTGTTAGTCAGCGAGAGTGGATTCATACAACTGACTCTCGTTATCCTGGCTCTATGAATTTTGATGTAATGCAGAACTGGGAGCTCATTCAGGAATGTACGAAAGACGTACTGAAAAAAAGCAATCTTCCCTCTTCATCTATTAAAGGAATTAGTGCAACAAGTATGCGTGAAGGATTTGTTTTATATGATAAAAGCGGTCAGGAAATTTGGGCATGTGCCAACGTTGATGGCCGCGCTTCCATAGAAGTAAATGAACTAAAAAAAATCCGTTCCCATCTTGAAGAGGATTTGTATAAAAAATCAGGGCAAACCTTTGCTCTAGGCGCTCTCCCTAGATTACTATGGATTGCCAAGCATCAGCCTGATATATATGAAAGAGCTCAATCATTTACAATGTTAAACGACTGGATTCTCTATAAATTGTGCGGCGAATTACAAATCGATCCTTCCAATGGATGTACTTCAGGTGTTTTCCATTTACAAAATAGAAACTGGGATAAAGAGCTCGCCGAACAATGTGGTTTATCTTTATTATTTACTCCGAAAGTAAATGAAGCGGGTACTGTCATTGGAGCTGTTACGAAACAAAGTGCTGAAGTAACTGGTTTACATGTAGGAACACCCGTAGTTTCTGGCGGCGGAGATGCACAAATGGCTTCACTTGGTTCCGGAGTCGTAAAGCCAGGACAAACATTTATTTGCGGCGGCAGCTTTTGGCAACAAGAAATAAACATAACTGCTCCAAAAGTAGATCCAAATGCCCAAATTCGTGTAAACTGCCATGTTGTCCCTACCCTTTGGCAATATGAAACAATCGCCTTCTTTCCTGGTCTCGTTATGAGATGGTTTCGCGATGCCTTTTGCCAAGAGGAAAAACAACTCGCTAGCAACCTAGGTGTAGATGCTTATGAATTACTAGAAGAACAAGCCAAACATGTACCAGTTGGATCCCACGGCATTATCCCTATATTTTCAGATGTTATGAATTATATATCTTGGCGTCATGCTGCTCCCTCTTTTATTAACTTAAGCTTAGACGCAGAGAAATGCGGGAAGAAAGAGTTTTTCCGCGCAATCGAAGAAAATGCCGCTTTTGTTACGCTAGGAAATTTTAAATTAATAGAAGCATTAACGGGACAGTTTCCTACAGAGGTGGTATTTGCTGGCGGTGCTTCAAAAGGAAAACTTTGGTCACAAATAGTTGCCGATGTACTTGGAGTCCCCGTAAAAGTTCCCGTTGTAAAAGAAGCGGCAGCTTTAGGAACTGCAATAGTTGCGGGTGTTGGTGCTGGTATTTATGATTCGATGGAAACTGTTGCCGAGCAATTTGTACAATGGGAAACGACCTATAAGCCAAATGCTACAAACCATAAGCTGTATCAACAATTTTATGAAAATTGGAAAGCTGTCTATCAAAAACAACTCCCATTAGCAGACCAAGGGTTCACATCACATATGTGGATTGCCCCAGGTGCTTTGTAACTTATTACATAAAGGAGTGGGTAGCATCATGCTTAAAATAAATGAAAATGATTTTTCATACCGATTTGGTGACAATGGTCCAAAATATTTAATCAAGGGGCCAAATATTGACGTTGGTGTCGTTGTCATTCAACCGGGTCAAGAATTCCAAAACCATTATCATACAACATGCGAGGAAATTTTTTATGCGTTAGAAGGAGAAATAGATTTCTATATTGATAATGAAAAAGTACCGATGAAACAAGGTGATGTCTTACAAGTTGGCCCTCATGAATCTCATTATCTCATTAACCGTTCCAATCAACCCTTTAAAGCTGTCTTTATAAAGTCACCACATTTACAAGAAAAAGATACTGTACAAATAGAAAATCCTAATTTAAATCATAAGGAGTGATTCGTAATGACTTGGGGATTTAAAAATCGATTAAATACCATTTTACCTGATGGTAAGGCTGTTATGTTAGCAATTGATCATGGTTATTTTTTAGGACCTATTCATGGATTAGAGCAACCATTAGAAACAGTGCAACATTTACTTCCCTATACAGATTCTCTCTTTTTAACACGAGGGGTACTGAATTCTTGTATTCCAGAAGATTGTAAAACACCAATGGTTTTGCGTGTCTCTGGCGGGGCAACTGTGGTTGGTAAAGACCTTGCCAATGAAACAATTGTTACACCCATTAAAGAAGCAGTGAGGCAAAATGTTGTTGGGGTTGGGGTATCCGTCTTTGTCGGATCTGACTATGAAACACAAACTGTATCAAACCTAGCAAATGTTGTTTCTGAAGCACACGATTATGGCTTGCCTGTGCTCGGTATTACTGCGGTTGCGAAAGAACTACAAAAACGAGAAGCTCGGTTCTTAGCACTGGCATCACGCGTTTGCGCTGAAATGGGTGCTGATATTATTAAAACCTATTACTGTGAAGGCTTTGAAAAAATTACAAGCACATGCCCTGCTTCAGTCGTCATTGCAGGCGGCCCAAAATTAGATTCCATTGAAGCTGCATTAACTATTACCTATCAAGCACTGCAAGAAGGAGCAATTGGCGTTGATATGGGACGCAACATTTGGCAATCAGAACATCCGGCTGCGATGATTCAAGCCATTCATGGTATTGTGAAAAATGGATTGAACATTAAAGAAGGATTAGAATTATATAACGACGTTAAAAATGAATAGAAAAAAGGAGCTACTGATTAGCTCCTTTCTTTTCATAATCTATGATTGTTGAAATGCACCTTTTGATGATTTCACGTAATATACACTATGTGTTACGTTAATAATATGATCTGGTTTTGGCTTTCCACGGCTTTGTTTATGTCCCTCTATATGTTCTTCACTAGTTTCCCAGTTTTTCCATGCTTCTTCAGATTCCCAGCGAATCATCACGATCACTTCTTCGTCTCCTCTTCGAACCTTTTTCACGAGAACACTTAAATCGATAAACCCTTCTGATTTTTCAATTATTCCTTTACCAGTAAAGTGATTCACAACAAGATCTGAAGTACCTTCTTTCACAGTAAACGTTTTCGTTTCGATAAACATATATTCCACTCCCTTTGTATGCAAATAGTTTCTATTATTCTTTTATTATAATTGATTATGATAATTATTTTCAATTATAATATTTTATAATTGTGAATTAAGCCGATTTATCTCGAACCGAGATATCCAGAAATTTAAAGTATGGCAATAGTATACCCGCTAAAGAAGCTACACATATGATTGAACCAATCAGTATATATAATGCTCTTACTCCCCATATTTCACTTAATATCCCTCCAACAAGAACACCAAGTGGCATTACTCCTCTTATAAGAAATAAGCGTACGGAAAATATTTTCCCCATCATATCATTTGGTACTGTTTGCTGACATATCGTCGTGTTATGAACATTAAAAAACGCCATACATACGCCAGCTACAACTTCAATGATAACTGCCAAAATGATACTCTGATTCAAACCTAGTGAAATATATGTTAGTCCTCCTATTACTAGAGATCCAAGCATGAGAACACGCCGGCTATGATATTGCACTTTTCCTACTAACATAGAACCGATTACATAACCGAGCGGAAAACCAGCCATAAAGTAACCATACTCGGCATAACTCGCTGAAAGCTCGTCTGTTATATACGGAAGGTTCGTAACCATTGTTACACCTACTCCAAATTGAACAAATGCCAGAAAAACACCAAGCCAAACAATAATTGGTTGTTTAAAGAAATAAGTGAATCCTTCAAAAAATTGTTCCAACCAACTCTTACGAACCATTTTTGGTACTCTTTTTTCTTGTACAAACAACAACAAGCCCCCACTTATAAATAGAAATAAGCAAACTAAAAATAAAGTTAACTTTACCCCTACAAACTCAATCATGACACCGCCTAATATTGGAGCAAGAAACATCATAAGACGAACCATACCATCAATATAGGCGTTTGCTGTCTGTAACTGTTCCTTTAAAACAATAGTTGGTGTGATTGCTTGATTCGCTGGTACATAGAACGGAGTAATAAGCCCTACTATTATTTGCACAGCATAAATGTGCCAAGTCTCTATATTTCCGGTTATCATCATTACTAGCGGTAGTAAAAAAGCAAGTCCGCGTGTCCACTGAGATACGATCATAATCCACTTTCGACTCCATTTATCAATAAAAGGTCCAATGACAAGTTGTAAAATAAGTGATGGAATAAAGTAAAGCAACCACATACTCCCTAGAGCCATTTTTGAACCTGTTAATTGATAAATGATAATCGAATTACAAAAGGTGCCAAATGCCCCGCCTAATTCTGATATTGCACTTCCAATCCACATAAACAATAACGCTCGATTTTTCAAAATACTTTTTCCCATTGCACACCAACTTTTCTTTTATTCTTTTCTCCTTTTCTGTTTCGTTCTGCAAAGGTAAAAGGGAAAATTCTTTCCCCTTACCTTCTGGTGCGCTTTAATCTTTAGGTAATCATCTATTCAAATAAAGTTCTAATTCTTTAGATAGCGACTCAACTGCCGTCTTTTTTAAAACATATTTTGAATCTTGAATATCAACTAACTTAGCCGATCTAAGAATTTTCAAATGATGATGGATCGTTGATTTCCCTATATTCAATTGTTCTGTTATCTCCTGTAATGTACGGTCACTTTCAAATAATAATTTCACAATTCGCAGCCTTGCTTCGTCGCCTAGTGCCTTATGTTTATGAACTAAAAAGTAGCTTGGTTGATATGGATCTTCGGGGTTTATACTTTCATTTGCGATTGGATAGTGAAATACTTTTGTATCTTCAATATCTGCTTCAATATTCCATGGACGATACGTGTATTGGGGGATGAGAAGAACATGATGTACGCTCGGTTCTGGAAGATACGTGACTCCTCCAGTCGCCCACTCTACTAATTCTTCAGAAGTCATTTTCTCTCTCATTTTATTTTTGCTTTCATAGTCCTGTTTTAATATGAGCAAAAGTCTGTCTGCTTTTGGCTCAATAACAGCTGCAAACCAACCTGACATAACAGCAATCAAATGATCTTTGAGTAGCTGTACATCTGCTTTACATATAAATTCAATGTAAGTAGGAAAGAATGGATTGTTACTTGTGATCTCTTTTAATTCCTGTATGGCCAATTCTTCCCCATTGGCTGCAGCCTTTCTTTTTTCTTGATACTTTAATCCTACATATGGAATGCATTTATACTTTAACTCATCTGCTGGTAATGTTTTTATGTAATGAAGAAACTGTGGTAAATCAATAAAGTCTTGTTGATAAAGTAGTTGAAGTAACGCTTTCCACGTATTATGCGTCTCCACAAAATCTAAATGTCCTAACATTTCTTTAGATAAAGATTGTTTTATACTCTTCCACTCATCACGAGACTTTTCTAATGTATCAATGAGCCGATTATGTGTAATGGCTGCAATTCCTAACGCACATTCCCATAATAACGAATACTTCACTTGAACTTCATACGTCTCTCTTTTTCTACTCGTCATATTAAAAACTTCCATTTCATCACTTCCTTTCGTGTTATTATTTTAAATTCTACATGTATCGAATTTAACTTTCAATATTTATAGAATATTTTATATATTTAAATTCCAAAAACAAAACCACTCCTGTTACTCAATACAGGAGTGGTTTTGTTTTATTTATATAATACGGACTTATTTTATAAAACTGTTTGTTTTACTTGTAGCAATGGTTTTCTCCAATCTTCCTCCAACAATGAATGTATAACTGTATCATGTGCGACACCATTTTGAATCATATATTTTCGAAATAATCCTTCTTCTGTAAATCCA
This region includes:
- a CDS encoding metalloregulator ArsR/SmtB family transcription factor; the encoded protein is MEVFNMTSRKRETYEVQVKYSLLWECALGIAAITHNRLIDTLEKSRDEWKSIKQSLSKEMLGHLDFVETHNTWKALLQLLYQQDFIDLPQFLHYIKTLPADELKYKCIPYVGLKYQEKRKAAANGEELAIQELKEITSNNPFFPTYIEFICKADVQLLKDHLIAVMSGWFAAVIEPKADRLLLILKQDYESKNKMREKMTSEELVEWATGGVTYLPEPSVHHVLLIPQYTYRPWNIEADIEDTKVFHYPIANESINPEDPYQPSYFLVHKHKALGDEARLRIVKLLFESDRTLQEITEQLNIGKSTIHHHLKILRSAKLVDIQDSKYVLKKTAVESLSKELELYLNR
- a CDS encoding antibiotic biosynthesis monooxygenase → MFIETKTFTVKEGTSDLVVNHFTGKGIIEKSEGFIDLSVLVKKVRRGDEEVIVMIRWESEEAWKNWETSEEHIEGHKQSRGKPKPDHIINVTHSVYYVKSSKGAFQQS
- a CDS encoding sugar-binding transcriptional regulator: MKGMKSMTQLNFEENLLTKVAWYYYKDHLTQQEIASLLHISRNKVVRLLDKARTEGIVTFHIKGTGLHCLSIERELIKTFHLMDSFIIPTPKEDFPQSLGKAAAQYLESHLQQGDLLGIGWGETISKMLENINFDSSMQLSIVTLTGGVNHYLPRKPSYLNQVQGQLHIIPTPFLASTDDMAHSIHSEPSVKEMLHVASLANTAVVGIGGLSHDATILKEEKMTLREMTYIRNQNGVGDILGQFFNAHGDLLQLPHHERLIGTPLSVLRNMKHVVGVAGGVEKIDAIYGALKGGYIHTLITDEETALSLLKKEGET
- a CDS encoding MFS transporter, which translates into the protein MGKSILKNRALLFMWIGSAISELGGAFGTFCNSIIIYQLTGSKMALGSMWLLYFIPSLILQLVIGPFIDKWSRKWIMIVSQWTRGLAFLLPLVMMITGNIETWHIYAVQIIVGLITPFYVPANQAITPTIVLKEQLQTANAYIDGMVRLMMFLAPILGGVMIEFVGVKLTLFLVCLFLFISGGLLLFVQEKRVPKMVRKSWLEQFFEGFTYFFKQPIIVWLGVFLAFVQFGVGVTMVTNLPYITDELSASYAEYGYFMAGFPLGYVIGSMLVGKVQYHSRRVLMLGSLVIGGLTYISLGLNQSIILAVIIEVVAGVCMAFFNVHNTTICQQTVPNDMMGKIFSVRLFLIRGVMPLGVLVGGILSEIWGVRALYILIGSIICVASLAGILLPYFKFLDISVRDKSA
- the lsrF gene encoding 3-hydroxy-5-phosphonooxypentane-2,4-dione thiolase, which codes for MTWGFKNRLNTILPDGKAVMLAIDHGYFLGPIHGLEQPLETVQHLLPYTDSLFLTRGVLNSCIPEDCKTPMVLRVSGGATVVGKDLANETIVTPIKEAVRQNVVGVGVSVFVGSDYETQTVSNLANVVSEAHDYGLPVLGITAVAKELQKREARFLALASRVCAEMGADIIKTYYCEGFEKITSTCPASVVIAGGPKLDSIEAALTITYQALQEGAIGVDMGRNIWQSEHPAAMIQAIHGIVKNGLNIKEGLELYNDVKNE
- the lsrK gene encoding autoinducer-2 kinase; protein product: MSALLAYDAGTGSVRAVLFDLQGNQLAVSQREWIHTTDSRYPGSMNFDVMQNWELIQECTKDVLKKSNLPSSSIKGISATSMREGFVLYDKSGQEIWACANVDGRASIEVNELKKIRSHLEEDLYKKSGQTFALGALPRLLWIAKHQPDIYERAQSFTMLNDWILYKLCGELQIDPSNGCTSGVFHLQNRNWDKELAEQCGLSLLFTPKVNEAGTVIGAVTKQSAEVTGLHVGTPVVSGGGDAQMASLGSGVVKPGQTFICGGSFWQQEINITAPKVDPNAQIRVNCHVVPTLWQYETIAFFPGLVMRWFRDAFCQEEKQLASNLGVDAYELLEEQAKHVPVGSHGIIPIFSDVMNYISWRHAAPSFINLSLDAEKCGKKEFFRAIEENAAFVTLGNFKLIEALTGQFPTEVVFAGGASKGKLWSQIVADVLGVPVKVPVVKEAAALGTAIVAGVGAGIYDSMETVAEQFVQWETTYKPNATNHKLYQQFYENWKAVYQKQLPLADQGFTSHMWIAPGAL
- a CDS encoding cupin domain-containing protein; the encoded protein is MLKINENDFSYRFGDNGPKYLIKGPNIDVGVVVIQPGQEFQNHYHTTCEEIFYALEGEIDFYIDNEKVPMKQGDVLQVGPHESHYLINRSNQPFKAVFIKSPHLQEKDTVQIENPNLNHKE